Within Telopea speciosissima isolate NSW1024214 ecotype Mountain lineage chromosome 8, Tspe_v1, whole genome shotgun sequence, the genomic segment GGTGCCGTCTCCGTCGACGGCTATCTCATCCAAACAGGTGGATTCAACGACGGCGAACGTGTCGTCAGATTTTTCCAACCTTGCTCTACTTGTGACTGGCAAGAAGTTTCTAATGGACTCAGTGCCAAACGTTGGTACGCCACCAATAATATTCTACCTGATGGACGGATCATAGTGATCGGTGGTCGCCAGGAATTCAATTACGAGTTCTACCCCAAATCTACTGCTACTTCCACTAATAATCAGCTCTTCTCCTTACCATTTCTATCACAAACCAGTGACACTTACGAAGACAATCTCTACCCTTTCGTTTACCTCAATGTGGATGGCAACTTATTCATCTTCGCCAACAACCAATCAATCTTGTTCAACTACACTACTAATTCCATCGTGAAAACCTTCCCACAAATACCAGATGGGAATGCTCGGAATTACCCAAGCACGGGCTCTTCAGTTCTGCTCCCACTAAACCTTAACACCAACTTGTTAGTGGAAGCTGAGGTTCTCATCTGTGGTGGAGCTCCACGTGGGTCAGTCCAGCAAGCCAATTCTGGGAAGTTTATTGGAGCACTTCAGACATGTGGAAGGATCCGAATTACTGACCCGAATCCGACATGGACCATGGAGACAATGCCCTTAGCTAGAGTGATGGGTGACATGACTTTACTCCCTAATGGTCAAGTCTTGATCATCAACGGTGCTGCAAGGGGGATTGCAGGTTGGGAAATGGGTAGAGATCCAGTTTTCTACCCGGTGCTTTACCTACCCGATAACCCGGCCATTTCGTCTCGGTTCCAAGTACTAAACCCATCTTCCATTCCACGTATGTACCATTCCACTGCAATCTTACTCCGTGATGGTAGAGTTCTAGTGGGAGGAAGTAATCCTCATCAGTATTACAACTTCACTGGCGTTCTTTATCCGACGGAATTAAGCTTAGAGGCATTCTCACCTCCTTATTTGGATTCGGAATATTCCGGATTACAGCCGATTATCACCGCTCCGGTGTCATATACTAAGCTAAAGTATGGGCAACGATTGGCAATGCGGTTCACGGTGTTGAATACAACTACTACTAAGGTGAATAGGAAGAGGGTACAGGTGACCATGGTGTCACCATCTTTCACTACACACTCCTATTCCATGAACCAGAGGGTGTTGATGCTTAATACCGGGCATGTGTTGCCTGTGTCGAAATCGTCGTATGGCATGGCCGTGTGGACTCCAAATTCAGCTTTCCTTGCACCTCCTGGGTATTATATTCTATACGTGGTTCATCAAGATATACCTAGCGAGGGAGTTTGGGTTCATATCCAATGATATATACCCAACACGTACCTGGTGCAATTTAATAGctcctgtctctctctctcctcagtTCTCAATCCAATATGTTTCTAGCTAGGAATGTCAACTctgatctttttcttttctagtttcggtttttgatttttttttttttttttctagtaccttcttcttcttaagtcaataaataaataaggtgtatttttttttttttgtttcttattctggATGTATATTTTATGTTTAAGGCAAATGGTTTCAAGTACAACTGTGGATAGATTTATTTTCAGTGTTGGATAAAGATATGGATAAAAAAATGTTTCGAAAGTACTGCTAGTAAGGATGTCAACAAGGTTCAAAAAATTTGTATTTGATCCGTGTTCCTACCTATTTAGGAGAATTCAAATCTGTTCGAAAACTAATCCACAAATATGCTAATacccctatccgatcgattattatccaatTCATTTAGTAATTCGACAGTAATTAAATGTCTAAAATATATCTTTGTATCTGTCTATCCAATTAAGTTaattaccttattggattttgttttcttatttttataatttgattctttttctacatttcctattggtttatatatattgtctTATGCactgtgatacatggaatcatatatcaattgaaataaatacaagataaaatcaaaaagtaaaaaagtaaaaaaatggtgaagatgtcaatggatagtAAAAAATTCGTATACGATCCGCGTttatatccatttaggagaatctgtattaaaaaaattactatccgaaaactatctgaatccatctaaaaactaataggatattatccgaatccatccaaaaactaatcggatacgaatatgataatgtcactatccgaccaaattcgatccatttacatccttaaccGCTACACgcatataaagaaaaaataacttttaTTTCTCTCCACGGTTTGACCacccttcccttcccctctaaTAAGATTCACAATGCTTGATTTTCGAGAGCCCTATGTTGCCACTTGACAAATGCCGTTTGAACTGAAATTTAATATGCGGGAAACAGACATTGGAATTATCTCTACACAAAATTTGGGTGACCTTGGGTTTATCCGCCAGATATTTGGGTCACCCCCCGAATTGTTATTGTTTACGGTTCCTGGACCAGTGCGGTTTTcgagtgcctctcacaagagggggtgggatccaccaaggacacctgaccgaacactctatccgggtgggatccacctcctcttgtgagagacactagggaaccgcactgGTCAGGGAACtgcatacgataaaaattcatcACCCCCTGTACTCAAGTGGAACGGGCAAGAAACAACTTTTCAAAACCTAAGCTATTAGATAGAGAGCACCTAagattggttttttattttatgcaaaaaaaaaaggctggcACAAAACTACGAAGTCTACAATGTTCATACCACACACTCAGTCCATCTCTCTCATATCTCctaagaatatatatatataccaaataaaaaatgcagTAATGAAAGTAAATATGCAAGTGAAAACTTGAAATAATTTGCAGAAATATAACTTATGTGTGTGCTTAGCAGGAACTACAATCCTTATAAGGATCGGTCTCCGTTCTCAAGAGgggtaaccccaaacgatctgCCAATTTGCAGGCAGTCTTCTGCTGTGAAAAGTAGGCGGCTGAGCCGGCCAAATATGTATTTAAAAGTTTGAAAGAAAAACTTGAAttatattacttggagaatttgaattacactCTTGATTATAGGACTTttgaagaaagcttgaagaTAACTGTTCACTTACAGGTTACTTGACGGAAACTTGAAAGCCTGCGATAAAGGCTAAAACTTGAGGTTACAGACTTGGACGAACACTTGAAGTGGAATCTTAGTTACAACTTGAAGAAcactt encodes:
- the LOC122670824 gene encoding aldehyde oxidase GLOX1-like; translation: MHMQLLNNDRVIVFDRTDFGRSNLSLPNGKCRDDPSDQSLKHDCTAHSAEYNVLTNSIRPLMVLTDTWCSSGAVSVDGYLIQTGGFNDGERVVRFFQPCSTCDWQEVSNGLSAKRWYATNNILPDGRIIVIGGRQEFNYEFYPKSTATSTNNQLFSLPFLSQTSDTYEDNLYPFVYLNVDGNLFIFANNQSILFNYTTNSIVKTFPQIPDGNARNYPSTGSSVLLPLNLNTNLLVEAEVLICGGAPRGSVQQANSGKFIGALQTCGRIRITDPNPTWTMETMPLARVMGDMTLLPNGQVLIINGAARGIAGWEMGRDPVFYPVLYLPDNPAISSRFQVLNPSSIPRMYHSTAILLRDGRVLVGGSNPHQYYNFTGVLYPTELSLEAFSPPYLDSEYSGLQPIITAPVSYTKLKYGQRLAMRFTVLNTTTTKVNRKRVQVTMVSPSFTTHSYSMNQRVLMLNTGHVLPVSKSSYGMAVWTPNSAFLAPPGYYILYVVHQDIPSEGVWVHIQ